The following coding sequences lie in one Haladaptatus sp. DJG-WS-42 genomic window:
- a CDS encoding VOC family protein, producing MDVIHTAIWVSDLDATRAFFVDALGLEENWSFTLDGIENVYIGGEHGELQFRYDPDHATPSPDRETIDHVAVAVDDVDAETARMVAETGCAVIDGPLTVDVADARIAFIEGPDGYVVELVEDLS from the coding sequence ATGGACGTCATCCACACAGCAATCTGGGTTTCTGACCTCGACGCAACACGAGCCTTCTTCGTAGACGCACTCGGACTTGAAGAGAACTGGTCGTTCACACTCGACGGCATCGAGAACGTCTATATTGGAGGTGAACACGGGGAACTCCAATTCCGCTATGACCCTGACCACGCCACGCCGTCCCCGGATCGCGAGACCATCGACCACGTCGCGGTTGCCGTCGACGACGTTGACGCCGAGACAGCGCGAATGGTAGCTGAAACCGGCTGTGCGGTCATCGACGGTCCCCTGACCGTGGACGTGGCAGACGCCCGCATCGCATTCATCGAAGGTCCCGACGGCTACGTTGTCGAACTCGTCGAAGACCTGAGCTAA
- a CDS encoding dihydrofolate reductase, translating into MELVSVAALAENRVIGKDGEIPWESIPADKQQYRARIAAHPIILGRKTFDSMREDLPGTAQIVLSRSEREFDVETAHHASTVAEALDIATSLGDETVYVIGGGKIYELFQPHLDRMVLSRVPGEYEGDAYYPEWDETEWDLKSETEYDDFTLQEWLRV; encoded by the coding sequence ATGGAACTCGTTTCGGTCGCCGCCCTCGCAGAGAATCGCGTCATCGGGAAGGACGGAGAGATTCCGTGGGAGAGCATTCCTGCAGACAAACAGCAGTATCGCGCCCGCATCGCAGCCCACCCCATCATCCTCGGGCGCAAGACGTTCGACTCGATGCGCGAGGATTTGCCCGGCACGGCGCAAATCGTGTTGAGCCGAAGCGAACGCGAATTCGACGTCGAGACGGCCCACCACGCGAGCACCGTCGCGGAAGCCCTCGACATCGCAACATCGCTTGGCGACGAGACGGTGTACGTCATCGGCGGCGGGAAAATCTACGAATTATTTCAACCCCACCTCGACCGGATGGTGCTGAGTCGTGTGCCCGGCGAGTACGAGGGCGATGCGTACTATCCGGAGTGGGACGAAACCGAGTGGGACCTCAAAAGTGAAACCGAATACGACGACTTCACGCTCCAAGAGTGGCTTCGGGTGTAG